Proteins found in one Rhodothermales bacterium genomic segment:
- a CDS encoding DUF4255 domain-containing protein has product MSNALALAAVTAVLKDLLDNALVDHSVNAAVGAPVTVTAVAPDLAADANGGAKLNLYLHRVSPNMGWRNVGLPSRSGDGTRLTNPPLALDLHYLLTAYGVEDFQAEILLGYAMQLFHERPVLTREMIRTTLAPTSPVDGSILPDAAAGLAAADLAEQVELVKLTPEEVGTEELSRLWTAFQASHRPSAAYRASVVLIEARRPARAPLPVLTIGLSDRGPTVVPGLVPPIPTLTGVVPPDLKPSAYLGETVRLVGHDFAGPDRSGHVAVFEHQRLDAPLEVTPGSVADAELAVPLEIAPAADAATWPAGIYAVSVRLDEGGTERRTNVLPLALAPRIDSAAASTSTATTTFTVTVTPDVLPAQRAELVVGTRTAPAAPHATATDTLTFELDDVEAGTYRLRLRVDGVESVLVDRTTTPPSFVGSQEVTV; this is encoded by the coding sequence ATGAGCAACGCCCTCGCGCTCGCCGCCGTCACGGCCGTGCTGAAAGACCTCCTCGACAACGCGCTCGTCGATCACTCCGTCAACGCCGCCGTCGGGGCGCCCGTTACGGTCACCGCGGTCGCGCCCGACCTCGCGGCGGACGCGAACGGCGGCGCGAAGCTGAACCTCTACCTCCACCGCGTCTCGCCGAACATGGGCTGGCGGAACGTCGGCCTCCCCTCGCGCAGCGGCGACGGGACGCGGCTGACGAACCCGCCACTCGCGCTCGACCTTCACTATCTCCTCACGGCGTACGGCGTCGAGGATTTCCAGGCCGAGATCCTCCTCGGCTACGCGATGCAGCTCTTCCACGAGCGGCCCGTCCTCACGCGCGAGATGATCCGCACGACGCTCGCGCCGACCTCACCCGTCGACGGATCGATCCTGCCCGACGCAGCGGCCGGCCTCGCGGCGGCGGACCTCGCCGAGCAGGTCGAGCTCGTCAAGCTCACGCCGGAGGAGGTGGGCACCGAAGAGCTGTCGCGGTTGTGGACGGCGTTCCAGGCGAGCCACCGCCCGTCGGCGGCGTACCGCGCGTCGGTCGTGCTGATCGAGGCGCGGCGGCCCGCGCGCGCGCCGCTGCCCGTCCTCACGATCGGGCTCTCCGACCGGGGGCCGACCGTCGTGCCCGGCCTCGTGCCGCCGATCCCGACGCTCACCGGCGTCGTCCCGCCGGACCTGAAGCCGAGCGCGTACCTCGGCGAGACCGTCCGCCTCGTCGGGCACGATTTCGCCGGGCCGGACCGGAGCGGGCACGTCGCCGTGTTCGAGCACCAGCGGCTCGACGCGCCGCTCGAAGTGACACCGGGCAGCGTGGCCGATGCCGAACTCGCCGTCCCGCTCGAAATAGCCCCGGCGGCGGACGCGGCGACGTGGCCGGCCGGGATCTACGCCGTCTCCGTCCGGCTCGACGAGGGCGGTACGGAGCGACGGACGAACGTGCTCCCCCTCGCCCTCGCGCCCCGCATCGACTCCGCCGCCGCGAGCACATCTACCGCGACGACGACGTTCACGGTCACCGTCACGCCCGACGTGCTCCCCGCGCAGCGGGCCGAACTCGTCGTCGGAACGCGCACGGCCCCGGCCGCGCCGCACGCCACCGCGACGGACACGCTCACCTTTGAGCTCGACGACGTCGAGGCAGGGACGTACCGGCTCCGGCTCCGCGTCGACGGCGTCGAGAGCGTGCTCGTGGACCGGACGACGACCCCGCCCTCGTTCGTCGGCTCGCAGGAGGTGACGGTATGA
- a CDS encoding ATP-binding protein produces MNAAIDTTWAEANQRALTAALGRVRAQLSPDEGGEEAGDAPAEFSMAEPPAFERLAATFGLSPFERDVVLLCAGVELEAAFAARVAEAGGATFGLALAALPDAHWSALTPSAPLRYWRLVHLGSGDTLAATPLRLDERVLHFLTGTDPLDEQLEGFVQPVAPPAGLVPSHRVVAEQIRAAWASADAALPAVRLTGSDPVAVLGVAASACAALGLPLYRLDAASIPNAPADADLLARLWTREAALRRAALFLDADGLDADDARQRTVRFLDAVGGPVLLSGDVILRHPALVFDVPRPRRAEQQAWWIATLGPAGERLNGQLGEITAQYDLPTAAIEAASLRGLALADGGVPLPDALRTACRSQARQRTDGLAHRIEPVATWDDLVLPEPQQQLLHDLAVHARQRVRVHETWGFAARSSRGLGITALFSGPSGTGKTLAAEVVAHTLGLDLLHVDLSRVVSKYIGETEKNLGRVFDAAEVGGAVLLFDEADALFGKRSEVKDSHDRYANLEVSYLLQRMEAYRGLAILTTNLKKSLDDAFQRRLRFVVPFPLPDAAHRAAIWQRAFPPETPTEGLDVAALARLNATGGTIRNIALHAAFLAADADEPVRMTHLLAAARRVYAKNETTLTDHELRGWA; encoded by the coding sequence ATGAATGCGGCGATCGACACGACGTGGGCCGAGGCGAACCAGCGCGCCCTCACGGCGGCGCTCGGCCGGGTCCGCGCCCAGCTATCGCCCGACGAAGGAGGGGAGGAGGCCGGCGATGCGCCCGCTGAGTTCTCGATGGCGGAGCCGCCCGCGTTCGAACGACTCGCCGCGACGTTCGGCCTCTCGCCGTTCGAGCGCGACGTCGTGCTCCTGTGCGCAGGCGTAGAGCTGGAAGCCGCGTTCGCCGCGCGCGTCGCCGAGGCTGGCGGGGCGACGTTCGGCCTCGCGCTCGCGGCCCTGCCCGATGCGCATTGGAGCGCCCTCACGCCGAGCGCGCCGCTCCGCTACTGGCGGCTCGTCCACTTAGGCTCCGGTGACACGCTCGCCGCGACCCCACTCCGCCTCGACGAGCGCGTGCTCCACTTCCTCACCGGCACCGACCCGCTCGACGAACAACTCGAAGGGTTCGTGCAGCCTGTCGCGCCGCCGGCCGGCCTCGTCCCGTCGCACCGAGTCGTGGCCGAGCAGATTCGAGCGGCGTGGGCGAGCGCCGACGCGGCACTGCCCGCCGTCCGCCTCACCGGGTCCGACCCCGTCGCCGTGCTCGGCGTAGCGGCCTCAGCGTGCGCCGCGCTCGGCCTCCCGCTCTACCGCCTCGACGCCGCGAGCATCCCGAACGCCCCGGCCGACGCTGACCTCCTCGCCCGGCTGTGGACGCGCGAGGCCGCACTCCGCCGCGCCGCCCTCTTCCTCGACGCCGACGGGCTCGACGCCGACGACGCGCGACAGCGCACGGTCCGATTCCTCGACGCTGTCGGCGGCCCCGTCCTGCTCTCCGGCGACGTGATTCTCCGCCACCCGGCGCTCGTGTTCGACGTGCCGCGCCCGCGCCGGGCGGAGCAGCAGGCGTGGTGGATTGCCACGCTCGGACCCGCTGGCGAGCGGCTCAACGGGCAGCTCGGCGAGATCACGGCGCAGTACGACCTGCCGACCGCTGCCATCGAAGCGGCGAGCCTGCGCGGGCTGGCGCTCGCCGACGGCGGCGTGCCGCTCCCCGACGCGCTCCGCACGGCGTGCCGCAGCCAAGCCCGGCAGCGGACCGACGGGCTCGCCCACCGCATCGAGCCCGTCGCGACGTGGGACGACCTCGTCCTGCCCGAGCCGCAGCAGCAGCTCCTGCACGACCTCGCGGTGCACGCCCGGCAGCGCGTCCGCGTCCACGAGACGTGGGGTTTCGCCGCCCGGTCGTCGCGCGGGCTCGGCATCACCGCGCTCTTCTCCGGGCCGAGCGGGACGGGCAAGACGCTCGCTGCCGAAGTCGTCGCCCACACGCTCGGGCTCGACCTGCTCCACGTCGATCTCAGCCGGGTCGTGAGCAAGTACATCGGCGAGACGGAGAAGAACCTGGGGCGCGTGTTCGACGCCGCCGAGGTGGGCGGGGCCGTGCTCCTCTTCGACGAGGCCGACGCGCTCTTCGGCAAGCGGAGCGAGGTGAAGGACAGCCACGACCGCTACGCGAACCTCGAAGTCAGCTACCTCCTGCAGCGGATGGAGGCGTACCGCGGCCTCGCCATCCTCACGACGAACCTCAAGAAATCGCTCGACGACGCCTTCCAGCGCCGCCTCCGCTTCGTCGTCCCGTTCCCGCTCCCCGACGCCGCGCACCGCGCCGCGATCTGGCAGCGCGCCTTCCCGCCCGAGACGCCGACGGAGGGCCTCGACGTGGCGGCCCTCGCCCGGCTCAACGCGACGGGCGGGACGATCCGCAACATCGCCCTCCACGCCGCCTTCCTCGCCGCCGACGCCGACGAGCCCGTGCGCATGACGCACCTCCTCGCCGCCGCGCGCCGCGTCTACGCCAAGAACGAAACGACCCTCACCGACCACGAACTCCGAGGCTGGGCATGA
- a CDS encoding DUF4157 domain-containing protein, which yields MKTPAQHASNTPTSYIPVRQPTLQRKCACGGTPGPTGECAECRRKRLARERRSGSPERQAPGIVEEVVRTPGQPLDATLRHAMERRLGHDFSHVRVHADAKADASAQAIGALAYTVGGHVVFAQGAFAPHTQAGRTLLAHELVHVAQQGSAPQASGRLEVAPAHDAAEAEAERVSQASARMPSALPDYLQPVASGERPSGATFRDAFNDFRQHHAPGSLRAHGARLGEASASSVAERTPLNQVRRMSRGGSPFCVVTRQASYMTITADDRADAEAKLRRNVIYGGGGAFVCHAGACENENGTFPSDNENCDS from the coding sequence ATGAAAACGCCTGCCCAGCACGCATCCAACACGCCGACCTCGTACATCCCTGTCCGCCAACCGACCCTGCAGCGAAAGTGCGCCTGCGGCGGTACGCCCGGACCGACCGGCGAATGCGCCGAATGCCGCAGGAAGCGCCTCGCCCGTGAGCGACGCTCCGGGTCGCCAGAGAGACAGGCCCCGGGGATCGTCGAGGAAGTCGTGCGCACCCCCGGCCAGCCTCTGGACGCAACGCTTCGGCATGCCATGGAGCGCCGGCTGGGCCACGACTTCAGCCACGTCCGCGTCCACGCTGACGCGAAGGCAGACGCCTCAGCCCAAGCGATCGGCGCGCTGGCGTACACCGTCGGGGGGCATGTGGTCTTCGCGCAGGGCGCTTTCGCGCCGCATACGCAGGCCGGACGGACGTTGCTCGCCCACGAGCTAGTGCACGTGGCGCAGCAGGGCTCGGCACCGCAAGCGAGCGGACGGCTCGAAGTGGCACCTGCCCATGACGCGGCCGAGGCCGAGGCGGAGCGCGTCTCCCAGGCATCCGCGCGGATGCCCAGCGCGCTACCGGACTACCTCCAACCCGTCGCCTCGGGCGAACGCCCCTCCGGCGCGACGTTCCGCGATGCCTTCAACGACTTCCGCCAGCACCACGCCCCAGGGAGCCTTCGTGCGCACGGGGCGCGTCTCGGCGAAGCCAGCGCTTCTTCCGTCGCCGAGCGGACACCGCTGAATCAGGTCCGGCGGATGTCTCGGGGGGGCAGTCCCTTCTGCGTCGTGACGCGGCAGGCCTCCTACATGACGATTACTGCCGATGACCGGGCCGACGCGGAAGCGAAGCTCCGCCGCAACGTGATCTACGGCGGAGGCGGTGCTTTCGTGTGCCACGCAGGAGCCTGTGAGAATGAGAATGGCACCTTCCCGTCGGACAACGAAAACTGCGACAGCTAG
- a CDS encoding polyprenyl synthetase family protein, translating into MSNYLLELSDDALERLESLRTLLPDVRAFVRDHTPKHWPMLTDVIESAMDEPLEPPAVLPLASCSAVGGDPAAAVPVSAAWTVLGMAIRVLDDVQDQDRSDALWAQVGPARAFNLSAGLFSLSLRLLAEGYEPEVHQRLARVFTGEGLRLAAGQDRDLQGAAPSLEEHWQTFEEKNARAFVLACEAGAHCGTQEPSSVRACAQYGLHLGNVLQVFDDVQGLWAPDGVGDLAIEKATLPLYYGLSFEHDDRDRLAAWKDAGVLHENAPAVVAILDRLDARAFMMWTALQERTRAYDALVPCPGVAGTQALRAYVTVPFAELESLVQPIALG; encoded by the coding sequence ATGTCTAATTACCTGCTCGAACTATCCGACGACGCCCTGGAACGGCTCGAATCGCTGCGAACGTTGCTTCCTGATGTCCGCGCCTTCGTTCGTGACCACACCCCGAAGCACTGGCCGATGCTCACCGACGTGATCGAGTCGGCCATGGACGAGCCCCTCGAGCCGCCCGCCGTGCTGCCCCTGGCCAGTTGTAGCGCGGTGGGCGGCGATCCGGCTGCCGCCGTACCCGTGAGCGCCGCCTGGACCGTGCTCGGCATGGCCATCAGAGTCCTCGACGACGTCCAAGACCAGGACCGCAGCGATGCCCTCTGGGCGCAGGTCGGACCCGCCCGCGCGTTCAACCTGAGCGCCGGCCTCTTCTCACTCAGCCTCCGGCTACTCGCGGAGGGCTATGAGCCAGAGGTGCACCAACGCCTCGCTCGCGTGTTCACCGGGGAAGGACTCCGGCTGGCAGCCGGGCAAGACCGCGACCTCCAGGGAGCCGCACCGTCGCTGGAGGAGCACTGGCAGACGTTCGAGGAAAAGAACGCCCGCGCGTTCGTCCTCGCTTGCGAGGCGGGTGCGCACTGCGGCACCCAGGAGCCCTCCTCCGTTCGTGCATGCGCGCAGTACGGTCTCCACCTCGGCAACGTCCTCCAAGTGTTCGACGACGTGCAGGGGCTATGGGCCCCGGACGGGGTAGGCGATCTCGCCATCGAGAAGGCGACGCTGCCCCTTTACTACGGCCTCAGCTTCGAGCACGACGACCGCGACCGACTCGCGGCTTGGAAGGACGCGGGGGTACTGCACGAGAACGCGCCAGCAGTGGTCGCCATTTTGGACCGTCTCGACGCCCGTGCATTCATGATGTGGACGGCGCTGCAAGAGCGGACCCGTGCGTACGACGCGCTGGTGCCTTGCCCCGGAGTAGCAGGAACGCAGGCGCTTCGCGCCTACGTGACGGTTCCGTTCGCCGAACTCGAATCCCTCGTCCAGCCGATCGCCCTCGGGTAA
- a CDS encoding LysM domain-containing protein translates to MFDPDSRYTPLDTATHVTTDRDGRVREVRYVRRRFIPRHDAVTPLVEHAVVEGDRLDNVTARYLGDPLQFWRVCDANHVLHPTELTDEIGRPIVITLPSL, encoded by the coding sequence ATGTTCGACCCTGACAGCCGCTACACTCCGCTCGACACGGCGACGCACGTCACGACCGACCGCGACGGTCGCGTGCGCGAGGTCCGCTACGTCCGCCGCCGCTTCATCCCCCGCCACGACGCCGTCACCCCACTCGTCGAACACGCCGTCGTCGAGGGCGACCGGCTCGATAACGTGACGGCGCGCTACCTCGGCGACCCGCTCCAGTTCTGGCGGGTCTGCGACGCAAACCACGTCCTCCACCCGACCGAGCTGACCGACGAAATCGGCCGCCCGATCGTCATCACTCTGCCCTCGCTCTAG
- a CDS encoding phage baseplate assembly protein V, protein MPQQSFFGKYRGVVTDVNDPLMTGRVKAKVPDVMGDEESGWALPCAPFGGQQTGFFALPAVGAGVWIEFEHGDPDYPIWAGCWWGSAAEVPPLLLAPPYKKVMVVTEGGHAVTLDDTPGVGGITLETSTGQKVVLSALGVEIDNGMGATIKMTGPQVSVNGGALDVI, encoded by the coding sequence ATGCCTCAGCAATCCTTTTTCGGCAAGTACCGCGGCGTCGTCACCGACGTCAACGACCCGCTCATGACGGGCCGCGTGAAGGCGAAGGTGCCGGACGTGATGGGCGACGAGGAGAGCGGATGGGCGCTGCCGTGCGCGCCGTTTGGCGGGCAGCAGACGGGGTTCTTCGCGCTCCCCGCCGTCGGCGCGGGCGTGTGGATCGAGTTCGAGCACGGCGACCCGGACTACCCGATCTGGGCGGGCTGCTGGTGGGGCTCGGCCGCCGAGGTGCCGCCGCTGCTCCTCGCCCCGCCGTATAAAAAGGTCATGGTCGTCACCGAAGGTGGCCACGCCGTCACGCTCGACGATACGCCCGGCGTCGGCGGGATCACGCTCGAAACGTCGACGGGGCAGAAGGTCGTCCTCAGCGCGCTCGGCGTCGAGATCGACAACGGGATGGGCGCGACGATCAAAATGACGGGGCCGCAGGTGTCCGTCAACGGCGGCGCGCTCGACGTGATTTAG
- a CDS encoding PAAR-like protein: MPGFLLHQGATVLCLHGGQAQATAPSPRVLVGNQPVVTQSAPHTVAGCPFVSGSNPMPCVTAQWVTAATRVLVGGVPVLLQDSQAVCVPNGTGVTIAVTQVRVKAI, encoded by the coding sequence ATGCCTGGCTTTCTCCTCCATCAGGGTGCGACGGTGCTCTGCCTCCACGGCGGGCAGGCGCAAGCGACGGCGCCGAGCCCGCGCGTGCTCGTCGGGAATCAGCCCGTCGTCACGCAGTCGGCCCCGCACACTGTGGCGGGCTGCCCGTTCGTGTCGGGCTCGAACCCGATGCCGTGCGTGACGGCGCAGTGGGTGACGGCGGCGACGCGCGTGCTCGTCGGCGGCGTGCCGGTGCTCTTGCAGGACAGCCAGGCCGTGTGCGTGCCCAATGGCACCGGCGTCACGATCGCCGTCACGCAAGTCCGGGTGAAAGCGATTTAG
- a CDS encoding GPW/gp25 family protein, which produces MHVDFPFRIDGRGRTALAGEDAHLRNLIEQVLFTTPGERVNRPTFGSGLLQLVFAPNSDVLAGVVETTVRAALQQHLADLVEVQAVSVKSEDGRLDVTVQYVVRRTQNVAVAQFSRRVG; this is translated from the coding sequence ATCCACGTCGACTTCCCGTTCCGCATCGATGGCCGAGGCCGCACTGCCCTCGCAGGGGAGGACGCCCACCTCCGCAACCTCATCGAGCAGGTCCTCTTCACCACGCCCGGCGAGCGCGTCAACCGGCCGACGTTCGGGAGCGGCCTGCTCCAACTCGTCTTCGCGCCCAACAGCGACGTGCTCGCGGGCGTCGTCGAGACGACGGTGCGGGCGGCGCTCCAGCAGCACCTCGCCGACCTCGTCGAAGTGCAGGCCGTCTCGGTGAAGAGCGAGGACGGCCGGCTCGACGTGACAGTACAGTACGTCGTGCGGCGGACGCAGAACGTCGCCGTCGCACAATTCAGCCGGAGGGTGGGATGA
- a CDS encoding putative baseplate assembly protein gives MTVYSCENERRLQRVDAHATLNGIAYLEVVDGALYFDFVGTPPPSEDLRQRTLLVHVVKPLAGSLGAVNVRIEAPPRAAPVQVAWARRAADAADLRAEGRISSRERDFLLALPEPEQVLVVRTTATGDFSTYTLRLVTSVTDDGPPDPFDVRLAALRFSFKVACPSEFDCAVEPACPPPDLTTPHIDYLAKDYASFRRLLLDRLSVVMPGWTDRSAADLQIALVELLAYVGDHLSYAQDAVGTEAYLGTARRRVSLRRHARLLDYAVHEGCNARAWVHVTAGSAAPPVLPARTVLRTRGEDGLVFETMHDLDLRAVHNRIDFYTWEDEACCLAAGATRATLLSREDPTTGVPLALGPGDVLVFEETISPTTGLAADADPAHRHAVRLTDAVLTTDALTGAEVVEVAWHEGDALPSALCLSARVVAGGAFDVVPTSVARGNVVLADQGATVETDDVVPLEPAVVPAGRYRPRLPYPVVTFAEPYRHDAAVREPASAALAQDPRAALPSQLRLDGGETWVPQRDLLGSGRFASEFVVEVERDGRATLRFGDDVRGKAPSAGSAFTARYRVGNGPAGNVGAGAIREAVGVAGIDAVRNPLAATGGTAAESMEEVRQFAPQAFRTQQRAVTEADYAAVAEQFAGVQKAAARFRWTGSWTTVFVTVDRTGGLPVDPAFETAIRAHLDRFRLAGYDLEIDDPVFVPLDIVLDVCAAPGYFRSDVKRALLRSLSSRDFPDGQRGFFHPDRFTFGQPVYLSQLYEAALAVEGVASVEVRRFQRYNARPDGELEAGVLQPAALEVIRLDNDPSAPEDGKLAVEVAGGL, from the coding sequence ATGACGGTCTATTCCTGCGAGAACGAGCGCCGCCTCCAGCGTGTGGACGCCCACGCCACGCTGAACGGGATCGCGTACCTCGAAGTCGTCGACGGCGCGCTCTACTTCGACTTCGTTGGGACGCCGCCGCCGAGCGAGGACCTCCGGCAGCGAACGCTCCTCGTGCACGTCGTCAAGCCGCTCGCGGGGTCGCTCGGTGCCGTGAACGTCCGCATCGAAGCGCCGCCGCGCGCCGCGCCGGTGCAGGTGGCGTGGGCGCGTCGCGCCGCCGATGCCGCCGATCTCCGAGCCGAGGGGCGGATCTCCTCGCGCGAGCGCGACTTCCTCCTCGCCCTGCCCGAGCCGGAGCAGGTGCTCGTCGTGCGGACGACGGCGACGGGCGATTTCTCGACCTACACCCTCCGCCTCGTCACGTCCGTGACGGACGACGGGCCGCCGGACCCGTTCGACGTCCGTCTCGCGGCGCTCCGGTTCTCGTTCAAGGTCGCCTGTCCGAGCGAGTTCGACTGCGCGGTGGAGCCCGCGTGCCCGCCGCCGGACCTCACGACTCCGCACATCGACTACCTCGCGAAGGACTACGCGAGCTTCCGCCGGCTCCTCCTCGACCGGCTCAGCGTGGTGATGCCGGGGTGGACCGACCGGAGCGCGGCCGACCTCCAGATCGCCCTCGTCGAACTCCTCGCTTACGTCGGCGACCACCTCAGCTACGCGCAGGACGCGGTTGGGACGGAGGCGTACCTCGGCACGGCCCGTCGCCGCGTCTCGCTCCGGCGCCACGCCCGCCTCCTCGACTACGCCGTCCACGAGGGCTGCAATGCGAGGGCGTGGGTCCACGTCACCGCCGGCAGCGCGGCGCCGCCCGTGCTGCCCGCCCGCACCGTGCTCCGCACGCGCGGCGAAGACGGCCTCGTCTTCGAGACGATGCACGACCTCGACCTCCGTGCCGTCCACAACCGGATCGATTTTTACACGTGGGAGGACGAGGCGTGCTGCCTCGCCGCCGGTGCGACGCGCGCGACGCTCCTCAGCCGCGAGGACCCGACGACCGGCGTCCCGCTCGCCCTCGGCCCCGGCGACGTGCTCGTGTTCGAGGAAACGATCAGCCCGACGACCGGCCTCGCCGCCGATGCCGACCCGGCCCACCGCCACGCCGTCCGCCTCACCGACGCCGTACTCACGACGGACGCGCTCACGGGGGCCGAGGTCGTCGAGGTCGCGTGGCACGAGGGCGATGCGCTCCCGTCCGCGCTCTGCCTCTCGGCGCGCGTCGTCGCCGGCGGCGCGTTCGACGTGGTCCCGACGAGCGTCGCGCGCGGGAATGTCGTCCTCGCCGATCAGGGCGCGACGGTCGAGACGGACGACGTCGTGCCGCTCGAACCGGCGGTCGTGCCGGCGGGGCGGTACCGGCCGAGGTTGCCGTATCCCGTCGTCACGTTCGCCGAGCCGTACCGCCACGACGCGGCGGTGCGGGAGCCAGCATCGGCGGCGCTCGCGCAGGACCCCCGCGCGGCGCTCCCTTCGCAGCTCCGGCTCGACGGCGGCGAGACGTGGGTGCCGCAGCGCGACCTCCTCGGTAGCGGCCGGTTCGCGTCCGAGTTTGTCGTCGAGGTCGAGCGCGACGGGCGGGCGACGCTGCGCTTCGGCGACGACGTGCGGGGGAAGGCGCCGTCGGCGGGGAGCGCGTTCACGGCGCGCTACCGCGTGGGCAACGGGCCGGCGGGGAATGTCGGGGCCGGGGCGATCCGCGAGGCCGTCGGCGTCGCCGGGATCGACGCGGTGCGGAACCCGCTCGCGGCGACGGGCGGGACGGCGGCCGAGAGTATGGAGGAGGTGCGGCAGTTCGCGCCGCAGGCGTTCCGCACGCAGCAGCGCGCCGTCACCGAGGCCGACTACGCCGCCGTCGCCGAGCAGTTTGCGGGCGTGCAGAAAGCGGCGGCCCGCTTCCGCTGGACCGGGAGCTGGACGACGGTCTTCGTCACCGTCGACCGTACGGGCGGCCTCCCCGTCGACCCCGCGTTCGAAACAGCGATCCGCGCCCACCTCGACCGCTTTCGCCTCGCGGGTTACGACCTCGAGATCGACGACCCCGTGTTCGTCCCGCTCGACATCGTGCTCGACGTGTGCGCCGCGCCGGGCTACTTCCGCAGCGATGTCAAGCGGGCGCTGCTCCGCTCGCTCAGCAGCCGCGACTTCCCCGACGGGCAACGCGGCTTCTTCCACCCGGACCGCTTCACGTTCGGGCAGCCCGTCTACCTCAGCCAACTCTACGAAGCCGCCCTCGCCGTCGAAGGCGTGGCCTCGGTCGAGGTCCGCAGGTTCCAGCGCTACAACGCGCGGCCCGACGGCGAACTGGAGGCGGGTGTGCTGCAACCCGCTGCGCTCGAAGTGATCCGGCTCGACAACGATCCGAGCGCGCCCGAGGATGGCAAGCTCGCCGTGGAGGTGGCGGGAGGCTTATGA